A window of the Pseudomonas fluorescens genome harbors these coding sequences:
- a CDS encoding TatD family hydrolase: MELIDSHTHLDFPDFDDDRAALLSESRALGVRRMVVLGVYEGNWQRVWDLVQSDADLYAAFGLHPVYLDQHRPEDLLALGDWLTRLKGHRQLCAVGEIGLDYFIETLDRKRQQALFEAQLQLAADFELPALIHVRRSHAAVIATLKRFKLKRAGIIHAFAGSREEAREYIKLGFKLGLGGAPTWPQALRMHRVLADLPLGSVVLETDSPDMAPAMYPGIRNTPAHLPAICDSLAALMNISAQELAAASTANSCEVFGW, from the coding sequence GTGGAGCTGATCGACAGCCACACCCATCTGGACTTCCCCGACTTCGACGACGACCGCGCGGCGTTGCTGAGCGAAAGCCGCGCCCTCGGGGTCCGGCGAATGGTGGTGCTCGGGGTCTACGAGGGGAACTGGCAGCGGGTGTGGGATCTGGTGCAAAGCGACGCCGATCTGTACGCGGCGTTCGGATTGCACCCGGTCTATCTCGATCAGCATCGCCCTGAAGATTTGCTGGCACTGGGCGACTGGCTGACTCGGCTTAAAGGTCATCGGCAGCTGTGTGCTGTCGGCGAAATCGGCCTGGATTACTTCATCGAAACCCTTGACCGTAAACGCCAGCAAGCGCTTTTCGAGGCACAACTTCAACTGGCGGCGGATTTCGAGTTACCGGCGTTGATTCATGTGCGGCGCAGTCATGCGGCGGTGATTGCCACCCTCAAGCGCTTCAAGCTCAAGCGCGCCGGCATCATTCACGCCTTCGCCGGCAGCCGTGAAGAAGCGCGGGAATACATCAAGCTCGGTTTCAAACTCGGCCTCGGTGGTGCACCGACCTGGCCGCAGGCATTGCGCATGCATCGTGTACTGGCGGATTTACCACTGGGCTCGGTGGTGCTGGAAACCGACTCCCCGGACATGGCGCCCGCCATGTACCCCGGCATTCGCAATACGCCGGCGCATCTGCCGGCGATCTGCGACTCACTGGCCGCTTTGATGAACATCAGTGCGCAAGAGCTCGCCGCCGCCAGTACCGCCAACAGTTGCGAGGTGTTCGGCTGGTAA
- the cra gene encoding catabolite repressor/activator, translating to MKLSDIARLAGVSVTTASYVINGKAEQQRISTATVERVRAVVDLHGFTPNPQAAGLRSRHTRTLGFILPDLENPSYARIAKLLEQGARARGYQLLIASSDDAPDSERQLLQLFRARRCDALIVASCLPAGDDSYRQLQAKGLPIIAIDRVMDAEHFCSVVSDDREASLHLTESLLDPQPKQIVLLGARPELSISQERAAGFKQALAGFKGEVLIEHAESFSRECGKQLMEELLQRLGHLPDALVTTSYVLLQGVFDALHDFPLKNRPLRLGTFGDTQLLDFLPLPVNAMAQQHQLIADKALELALAAVEQSDYQPGVQAIARTFKQRIHRD from the coding sequence TTGAAACTCAGTGATATCGCGCGGTTGGCCGGAGTGTCCGTGACCACCGCCAGCTACGTCATCAACGGCAAGGCCGAACAGCAGCGCATCAGCACCGCGACCGTCGAGCGAGTGCGGGCGGTGGTCGATCTGCACGGCTTTACCCCCAATCCACAGGCGGCCGGGCTGCGCAGTCGGCACACCCGGACCCTGGGTTTTATCCTGCCGGATCTGGAAAACCCCAGTTACGCGCGGATCGCCAAACTGCTGGAGCAAGGCGCCCGTGCGCGGGGTTATCAGCTGCTGATCGCCAGCTCCGACGATGCACCGGACAGCGAGCGGCAGTTACTGCAACTGTTCCGTGCCCGACGCTGCGATGCATTGATTGTCGCCAGCTGCCTGCCGGCCGGTGACGACAGTTATCGTCAGTTGCAGGCCAAGGGGCTGCCGATCATTGCCATCGACCGGGTGATGGATGCCGAACACTTCTGTTCGGTGGTCAGCGATGACCGCGAAGCCAGCTTGCACCTGACCGAAAGCCTGCTCGACCCGCAGCCGAAACAGATCGTGCTGCTGGGCGCGCGCCCGGAACTGAGCATCAGCCAGGAACGTGCTGCCGGGTTCAAACAGGCCCTCGCCGGCTTCAAGGGCGAAGTGCTGATCGAGCACGCCGAGTCCTTCAGCCGCGAGTGCGGCAAACAGTTGATGGAGGAACTCCTGCAACGTCTCGGGCATTTGCCGGACGCACTGGTGACCACTTCCTACGTGCTGTTGCAGGGTGTGTTCGACGCGCTGCATGACTTCCCGCTGAAAAACCGCCCGCTGCGCCTCGGAACGTTTGGCGACACCCAGTTGCTCGACTTCCTGCCGCTGCCAGTCAACGCCATGGCCCAGCAGCACCAGTTGATCGCCGACAAGGCGCTGGAACTGGCGCTGGCGGCGGTCGAGCAATCGGATTACCAGCCTGGCGTGCAGGCCATTGCCCGTACCTTCAAGCAGCGTATTCACCGGGACTGA